The Sorangiineae bacterium MSr11367 genome window below encodes:
- the speA gene encoding biosynthetic arginine decarboxylase, whose amino-acid sequence MSRESPPPPDVWTNDDAKELYLIDRWGAGYFDVNDDGNMTVAPLQERGRKIALQDVVNDAREQGLRTPLLIRFQDLLHHRVRNLNLAFASAISENKYRGVYRGVFPIKVNQLREVVEEILDAGRSFHHGIEVGSKPEIFAGLSVHTDNDSLIVCNGYKDDAYIRMAMIGRKLGKKVILIAEKLSEVRAILRIAAEMNVDPLIGLRVRLSTKGAGRWATSGGEDAKFGLSTSEILAATELMKQAGKTSAFKLIHFHVGSQIPDILIIKRAVREAARHYAKLRKMGHPIEYIDVGGGLAIDYDGSRSTFHSSMNYSVEEYARDIVYNIMDVCDDEKVPHPDIVSESGRATVAHHSVLVIQAFGSIEKVTPGPLNGAHDDHKLVKNLLYTLEHLTQENLGESCHDILQVKEESQKMFDLGLLNLDVKARVETLFWQAAERMQKIASRLDASEVPDDITELSKQLVDQHICNFSVFQSLLDHWALGGLFPIAPIHRLNERPTQQSTLVDITCDSDGKVSKFIDLSDVRDTLPLHALDDKPYYLGVFLTGAYQDIMGDIHNLFGRVNEVHVFLDDDEECGYYLEETIAGNSIREVLSMTQYESREMVAKLKAQVDAAIKQDRLRPTEGMRLLADFERGLADQTYLTFG is encoded by the coding sequence GTGTCGCGAGAGTCCCCGCCGCCGCCCGACGTCTGGACCAACGATGATGCCAAAGAGCTCTACCTCATCGACCGATGGGGAGCCGGCTACTTCGACGTCAACGACGACGGCAACATGACCGTGGCCCCTCTGCAGGAGCGCGGTCGGAAGATCGCCCTGCAGGACGTGGTGAACGACGCCCGCGAGCAAGGCCTGCGCACCCCGCTGTTGATCCGGTTTCAGGATCTGTTGCACCACCGTGTGCGCAACCTGAATCTGGCGTTCGCCTCCGCCATCTCCGAGAACAAGTACCGCGGCGTCTACCGCGGCGTGTTCCCCATCAAGGTGAACCAGCTCCGCGAGGTCGTCGAGGAGATCCTCGATGCCGGCCGGTCGTTCCACCACGGCATCGAGGTCGGGTCCAAGCCGGAGATATTCGCTGGACTGTCGGTCCACACGGACAATGACTCGCTCATCGTCTGCAACGGTTACAAAGACGACGCGTACATCCGCATGGCGATGATCGGGCGCAAGCTCGGCAAGAAGGTCATCCTCATCGCGGAAAAGCTCTCCGAGGTGCGCGCCATCCTGCGCATCGCGGCGGAGATGAACGTCGATCCGCTCATCGGTCTGCGCGTGCGCCTCTCGACCAAGGGCGCGGGGCGCTGGGCCACCTCGGGTGGCGAGGACGCCAAGTTCGGCTTGTCCACGTCGGAGATCCTCGCGGCCACCGAGCTGATGAAGCAGGCTGGCAAGACGTCCGCCTTCAAGCTGATTCACTTCCACGTCGGCTCGCAGATCCCGGACATCCTGATCATCAAGCGCGCCGTTCGGGAAGCCGCCCGCCACTACGCCAAGCTCCGCAAGATGGGGCACCCCATCGAGTACATCGACGTGGGCGGTGGCCTGGCCATCGACTACGACGGCTCGCGTTCGACGTTCCACTCCTCGATGAATTATTCGGTGGAGGAGTACGCGCGGGACATCGTCTACAACATCATGGACGTGTGCGACGACGAGAAGGTCCCGCACCCGGACATCGTGTCGGAGTCGGGCCGCGCGACGGTGGCGCACCACTCGGTGCTGGTCATCCAGGCCTTCGGGTCGATCGAGAAGGTGACCCCGGGCCCGCTCAACGGCGCGCACGACGATCACAAGCTGGTGAAGAACCTGCTCTACACCCTCGAGCACCTGACACAGGAAAACCTGGGCGAGTCGTGCCACGACATCCTCCAGGTGAAGGAAGAGTCCCAGAAGATGTTCGATCTGGGCCTGCTCAATCTGGACGTGAAGGCGCGGGTGGAGACGCTCTTCTGGCAGGCCGCCGAACGGATGCAGAAGATCGCCTCGCGGCTCGATGCGAGCGAGGTGCCGGACGACATCACGGAGCTGAGCAAACAGCTCGTGGACCAGCACATTTGCAACTTCTCCGTGTTCCAGTCGCTGCTCGATCACTGGGCGCTGGGCGGCCTGTTCCCCATCGCGCCCATCCACCGCTTGAACGAGCGGCCGACGCAGCAGAGCACCCTGGTGGACATCACCTGCGACTCCGACGGCAAGGTGTCGAAGTTCATCGACTTGAGCGACGTGCGCGACACGCTGCCGCTCCACGCGCTCGACGACAAGCCGTACTACCTGGGGGTCTTCTTGACCGGCGCCTACCAGGACATCATGGGCGACATTCACAACTTGTTCGGCCGCGTCAACGAAGTGCACGTCTTCCTCGATGACGACGAGGAATGCGGCTACTACCTGGAGGAAACCATCGCGGGCAACAGCATCCGCGAGGTCCTCAGCATGACGCAGTACGAATCGCGCGAAATGGTCGCCAAGCTGAAGGCCCAAGTCGATGCGGCCATCAAGCAGGACCGCCTCCGCCCCACGGAAGGCATGCGCCTGCTCGCCGACTTCGAGCGCGGCCTGGCCGATCAGACGTACCTGACCTTCGGCTGA
- a CDS encoding tRNA (guanine-N7)-methyltransferase yields MPETRPPRPPRPYADAPRLPEGEHVEAKSLVAGEWLELEIGPGRGVFVFERAAAVPSAGLVGLEVRRKWATIVDQRLAKAGLGPRARIFAEDARQALPRLVPNGAFRRVFLHFPDPWWKKRHAKRLVVQGDVVGEIARLLEPNGELFVQTDVEERAVQYEAHLRACPLLVPFGDAEGSPLLAENPYNAQSPREKRAIADGLPIHRLRFKRVG; encoded by the coding sequence ATGCCCGAGACCCGTCCCCCGCGCCCGCCGCGCCCGTATGCCGATGCACCCCGCCTCCCCGAAGGCGAGCATGTGGAGGCCAAATCCCTGGTGGCCGGTGAATGGCTCGAGCTCGAGATCGGCCCCGGCCGTGGCGTCTTCGTCTTCGAGCGGGCCGCGGCCGTCCCCAGTGCGGGCCTCGTCGGCCTCGAGGTGCGTCGCAAGTGGGCCACCATCGTGGACCAGCGCCTCGCCAAGGCCGGACTCGGTCCGCGCGCCCGCATCTTCGCCGAGGACGCCCGCCAGGCACTCCCGCGCCTCGTACCCAACGGTGCCTTCCGGCGCGTGTTCCTGCACTTCCCCGATCCATGGTGGAAGAAGCGCCACGCGAAGCGCCTGGTGGTTCAAGGCGACGTCGTCGGCGAAATCGCGCGTCTTCTCGAGCCGAACGGGGAACTCTTCGTGCAGACGGACGTCGAAGAGCGCGCTGTGCAGTACGAAGCGCACCTGCGCGCGTGTCCGCTCCTCGTTCCCTTTGGCGACGCCGAGGGCAGCCCGCTCCTCGCCGAGAACCCCTACAACGCGCAAAGCCCGCGTGAAAAGCGGGCCATCGCGGACGGTTTGCCCATTCACCGACTGCGCTTCAAGCGCGTCGGCTAG
- a CDS encoding RNA polymerase sigma factor encodes MTELGLPRWTLFAASAEKVSPRERGVSEQEIPGEPLVHAALRGDVAAFEQLYRSHVGRVHALCLRLVADRPYAEQLTQDTFVRAWEKLRSFRGESAFATWLRHVTVNVVLEDRRATARRTRRIFSTANDAVLESPSTPRHDDAALDLERALARLPEGPRTVFVLHDVEGYQHQEIGDLLGIAEGTSKAHLHRARTLLKEVLR; translated from the coding sequence ATGACCGAGCTTGGCCTGCCCCGATGGACTCTCTTTGCCGCCTCTGCGGAGAAAGTCTCCCCGCGCGAACGCGGGGTCTCCGAACAGGAGATCCCGGGCGAGCCGCTCGTGCATGCGGCGCTTCGGGGGGACGTGGCGGCGTTCGAGCAGCTTTATCGCAGCCACGTCGGGCGCGTGCACGCGCTCTGTCTGCGCCTCGTCGCCGATCGGCCGTATGCCGAGCAGCTCACCCAGGACACCTTCGTGCGCGCCTGGGAGAAGCTGCGCAGCTTCCGCGGGGAGAGTGCCTTTGCCACCTGGCTGCGGCACGTCACCGTGAATGTCGTGCTCGAGGATCGACGGGCCACCGCGCGCCGCACCCGGCGCATCTTTTCTACGGCGAACGACGCCGTCTTGGAATCGCCTTCCACGCCCCGTCACGACGACGCGGCCCTCGATCTGGAGCGCGCACTCGCACGGCTTCCGGAAGGGCCCCGCACCGTCTTCGTACTGCACGACGTGGAGGGCTATCAGCATCAGGAAATCGGTGATCTCCTCGGCATTGCCGAGGGAACGTCGAAGGCCCACCTGCACCGGGCCCGCACCCTTTTGAAGGAGGTGCTCCGATGA
- a CDS encoding zf-HC2 domain-containing protein produces MSTPCDVTELELQALADGELAPERTRTLEEHASTCARCSAFLEGERALAARVGALPRAIAPAPELWRAIESRIEQPRVLKGHARWRIAAGGFALAAAAALAIVASRPTTKMPPSQPVAVVPAPPVAPPAPAHAEEFPEEAPYLAALATLEADFARGKHALPEATLHAVEVNLQTIDAAIVTVRNTLVNAPDDLDLKSQLSDLYQQKIRVETDVIDLTARI; encoded by the coding sequence ATGAGCACACCCTGCGATGTCACGGAACTCGAGCTCCAAGCGCTGGCCGATGGGGAACTCGCCCCGGAGCGCACACGCACGCTCGAAGAACATGCCAGCACATGCGCCCGCTGCAGCGCCTTCCTCGAGGGGGAACGCGCCCTCGCCGCGCGCGTGGGCGCCCTGCCGCGCGCCATTGCCCCGGCTCCGGAACTGTGGCGGGCCATCGAGTCACGCATCGAGCAGCCGCGCGTTCTCAAAGGACATGCTCGGTGGCGCATCGCGGCCGGAGGGTTTGCGCTGGCGGCAGCGGCCGCCCTGGCCATCGTGGCCTCGCGCCCCACGACGAAGATGCCGCCCTCGCAACCGGTGGCCGTCGTGCCCGCGCCTCCCGTGGCACCGCCCGCTCCGGCGCATGCGGAAGAATTTCCCGAAGAAGCACCGTACCTCGCAGCACTCGCCACGCTGGAGGCGGATTTCGCAAGGGGCAAACACGCTCTGCCGGAGGCCACGCTGCATGCCGTGGAGGTCAACCTCCAAACCATCGACGCCGCCATCGTCACCGTGCGCAACACCCTCGTGAACGCCCCGGACGATCTCGATTTGAAGTCGCAACTCTCCGACCTTTACCAGCAGAAGATCCGCGTCGAGACCGACGTTATCGATCTTACGGCGAGGATCTAA
- a CDS encoding DUF4097 domain-containing protein, with amino-acid sequence MHKLLFIASLACLSCGAASVHAQPAPPPPPPAAPPAPPAPPAPPAPAPSFHVSAASPKGTVTINVVGATLNVIGWAKPEVSVKDTSNSTPRVQFSVNGDRTTVRATSGSLEVHVPAASAVEVRSSSGDVQVRDVTGALRVDTISGDIDLAGAPQSIAARTASGDVKVEANTTQTTVRTLSGEIHVRGVRGTASLDSVSGPVALSGSSFSRVDIHNTSSDISFDGQLAAQASFEARSTSGDVRLVLPSATSGSFELRSYNGSISSQLGTVRTGERQLDFKVGTGASTVRVQTFSGDIHIDVRK; translated from the coding sequence ATGCACAAACTCCTTTTCATCGCGTCGCTCGCCTGCCTCTCGTGCGGCGCCGCGTCGGTGCATGCGCAACCCGCGCCGCCGCCGCCTCCCCCCGCCGCACCGCCGGCTCCCCCCGCGCCACCGGCGCCTCCTGCTCCCGCTCCGTCGTTCCACGTGAGCGCCGCATCGCCGAAGGGTACCGTCACCATCAACGTCGTCGGCGCCACCTTGAACGTCATCGGCTGGGCGAAGCCCGAGGTTAGCGTCAAAGACACGTCGAACTCGACCCCGCGCGTACAATTCAGCGTCAACGGCGATCGCACCACGGTGCGTGCCACCAGCGGCTCCTTGGAGGTGCACGTGCCCGCGGCCAGCGCCGTCGAGGTGCGCAGCTCCAGCGGCGACGTGCAAGTGCGCGACGTCACCGGTGCGCTGCGCGTCGACACCATCTCGGGCGACATCGACCTCGCCGGCGCGCCCCAGTCGATTGCCGCGCGCACGGCCAGCGGCGACGTCAAGGTCGAGGCCAACACCACGCAAACCACCGTGCGCACCCTCAGCGGCGAAATCCACGTGCGCGGCGTTCGAGGAACCGCGTCCCTCGACAGCGTGAGCGGCCCCGTAGCACTGAGCGGAAGCTCCTTCTCGCGGGTCGACATCCACAACACGTCCAGCGACATCTCGTTCGATGGACAACTCGCCGCGCAGGCCTCCTTCGAGGCGCGCAGCACCAGCGGCGACGTCCGACTCGTTTTACCGTCCGCCACCAGCGGCAGCTTCGAACTTCGAAGCTACAACGGATCCATCAGCAGCCAACTCGGCACCGTACGCACCGGCGAAAGACAGCTCGACTTCAAAGTCGGCACGGGGGCGTCGACCGTACGCGTTCAGACCTTCAGCGGCGACATCCACATCGACGTTCGCAAATAG